In one Nicotiana tomentosiformis chromosome 6, ASM39032v3, whole genome shotgun sequence genomic region, the following are encoded:
- the LOC104108553 gene encoding uncharacterized protein: protein MDYSSQQNQYPYHSSQPYNPSHFQPYDRQSSYPNYQYQQGHHQRKQQPPQQYQQPQQQYQQGPHQQKQQPPQQYQQSQQQYSSYYAPNYSNTYHPQQHPQTHQQWRYQTPPIHPPGVSSQPSSSSHGQVHVQLPYQQNLPQRADGVGLGLNPAPVLAVAALAQLTQHLGLHWQSCYPQAEGSGPVIGGPGPGLGAGARPGLGPGPSRLLSHAGQSLDKGGTRGGGQPKSGGRGKFSNIAGVARCELCKIDCGKMSSLKHHESGKRHRKNLKKLEAENKTVSDIQNVQKPSGDLKPGTNMKLDGQHKSGGRGQFSNIAGVARCELCKVDFGKMSSLKQHESGKRHRKNLKKLEAENRTVSDIQNVHKPSGDLKPETNMKPDDLPKEEETKQKPPENIPLDTVPSEIKLGTEVKINDAQCDVVQTCGLKRKMLDDGGQEKKISKAKRRLIEPPKPKVVIPLMCDLCNVKFDTRENLRSHLLGRKHKSKLKCFEGRLGLQALYPPNPITQTAYHWQGVQQIFNGTQVSDPIAGASVLPQTHNATPSATDVTSDSQQNPNP from the exons ATGGATTATTCATCTCAGCAAAACCAATATCCTTACCATTCGTCACAACCCTATAACCCATCTCATTTTCAACCCTATGATCGCCAATCCAGTTACCCCAATTATCAGTACCAACAAGGCCATCATCAACGGAAACAACAACCACCACAGCAGTATCAACAACCCCAACAGCAATACCAACAAGGTCCACATCAACAGAAACAACAACCACCACAGCAGTATCAACAATCCCAACAGCAATACTCATCGTATTATGCTCCTAATTATTCAAATACATATCATCCACAACAACACCCACAAACCCATCAACAATGGCGTTATCAAACACCGCCGATTCATCCACCGGGAGTTTCAAGTCAACCCTCTTCCTCATCACATGGACAAGTACATGTTCAGTTACCGTATCAGCAGAATTTGCCCCAAAGGGCAGATGGGGTCGGGCTAGGGCTGAACCCGGCGCCAGTTCTGGCTGTGGCAGCGTTGGCACAACTCACCCAGCATCTGGGCTTGCACTGGCAAAGTTGCTATCCCCAGGCTGAAGGGTCAGGACCCGTGATTGGTGGGCCGGGGCCGGGTTTGGGAGCCGGTGCACGTCCTGGTCTTGGTCCGGGCCCATCTCGATTGCTTTCGCAT GCTGGTCAATCATTGGATAAGGGCGGTACAAGGGGTGGTGGTCAGCCCAAAAGTGGTGGTAGGGGTAAATTTAGCAATATTGCTGGAGTTGCTAGGTGTGAATTGTGCAAGATTGATTGTGGTAAGATGAGCAGCCTTAAGCATCACGAGAGTGGTAAGCGGCACAGAAAGAATTTGAAAAAATTGGAAGCAGAAAACAAAACCGTTAGTGATATCCAGAATGTACAGAAACCTTCTGGTGATTTAAAACCAGGAACAAACATGAAGCTTGATGGTCAGCACAAAAGTGGTGGTAGGGGTCAATTTAGCAATATTGCTGGAGTTGCTAGGTGTGAATTGTGCAAGGTTGATTTTGGTAAGATGAGCAGCCTTAAGCAGCACGAGAGTGGTAAGCGGCACAGAAAGAACTTGAAAAAATTGGAAGCAGAAAACAGAACTGTTAGTGATATCCAGAATGTACACAAACCTTCTGGTGATTTAAAACCAGAAACGAACATGAAGCCTGATGATTTGCCTAAGGAAGAAGAGACTAAGCAGAAGCCGCCAGAAAATATTCCTTTAGACACCGTACCGTCCGAAATTAAATTAGGAACTGAAGTTAAAATCAATGATGCACAATGCGATGTAGTTCAAACGTGTGGTTTGAAACGCAAGATGCTAGATGATGGAGGGCAGGAAAAGAAAATTTCCAAAGCAAAGAGGCGGCTGATTGAACCTCCCAAACCCAAGGTTGTGATTCCTTTGATGTGTGACCTGTGCAATGTGAAATTTGATACACGAGAGAATCTTAGAAGTCATCTTTTGGGTAGAAAGCACAAGtcaaagctcaagtgctttgaaGGACGACTTGGACTTCAAGCACTTTATCCCCCTAATCCTATCACACAAACCGCATACCATTGGCAGGGTGTTCAACAAATTTTTAATGGCACACAAGTTTCAGATCCCATTGCTGGTGCTTCTGTTCTTCCTCAGACTCACAATGCCACACCTTCTGCAACAGATGTAACTTCTGATTCTCAGCAAAATCCCAACCCTTGA